A part of Bacteroidia bacterium genomic DNA contains:
- a CDS encoding DNA adenine methylase — translation MTPAKPFLKWAGGKSQLLEQFENYYPSALRKGIIKNYVEPFLGGGALFFAIAQRYKIQNAYLSDINKDLILTYQVVQQRPNDLLDFLEQYQKDYDQTEQEKRNDFFLSVRRHFNLQRFEINYKKLSDNWIPRAAQFIFLNKTCFNGLFRLNSKGEFNVPYGKYKNVMIFDECNILAVSKILQNTEIRQADYSSCFDKVNENTFVYFDPPYRPLSQTASFTTYTGTEFTDKEQLQLAQFFRKLDKEKGAKLMLSNSDPKNQNPEDDFFERAFEGYNIFRVSASRAINCHGNKRGKISELIITNYPYEPQTLAIHF, via the coding sequence ATGACACCAGCAAAACCATTTCTAAAATGGGCAGGTGGCAAAAGCCAGCTTTTAGAACAATTTGAAAACTATTATCCCAGTGCACTTAGAAAAGGTATCATTAAAAATTATGTTGAACCTTTTTTAGGTGGTGGCGCCTTGTTTTTTGCGATTGCTCAACGTTACAAAATTCAAAACGCGTACTTATCAGACATCAATAAAGACTTAATTTTAACTTATCAAGTTGTTCAACAACGCCCTAACGATTTGCTTGATTTCTTAGAGCAGTATCAAAAAGATTACGACCAAACAGAACAAGAAAAACGAAACGATTTTTTTCTGTCAGTTCGTAGGCATTTTAATTTGCAACGATTTGAGATAAACTATAAAAAGTTGTCTGATAATTGGATTCCCCGAGCAGCACAATTTATTTTTTTGAACAAAACCTGCTTCAATGGGCTTTTTCGCCTAAATTCAAAAGGAGAGTTTAATGTGCCTTATGGAAAGTACAAAAATGTCATGATTTTTGACGAATGTAATATTTTAGCAGTTTCAAAAATACTGCAAAATACCGAAATCCGACAAGCAGACTATTCCAGCTGTTTTGACAAAGTAAACGAAAATACTTTTGTTTATTTTGACCCACCATACAGACCCCTCAGCCAAACAGCCAGTTTTACCACTTACACAGGAACAGAATTTACAGACAAAGAACAATTGCAATTAGCCCAATTTTTTCGAAAGTTAGACAAAGAAAAAGGAGCTAAATTGATGCTTTCTAATTCAGATCCCAAAAACCAAAACCCAGAAGATGACTTTTTTGAAAGAGCATTTGAGGGCTACAATATTTTTAGAGTTTCAGCCAGTAGAGCCATAAATTGCCATGGCAACAAACGTGGCAAAATCAGCGAACTGATAATCACTAACTATCCATATGAACCACAAACCTTGGCAATCCATTTTTGA
- a CDS encoding (Fe-S)-binding protein yields the protein MNIISQIVFTVIFTASIVYFILQAKRLHKFIHIGKPLDRKDNKKQRLKLLRRVAFGQSKMFTNIPVAILHFILYLAFIIINIWIAEIVIDGIFGTDHVLKFLGSFYDVVMAMGDTLAILTVIACSVFLVRRNVLKVKRFTGVEMTSFPRTDANLILIFEIVIMLAFMFMNAGYIQRCTSTGEQYAGIYPFSSLIAQAISSMTTTQAYVFEKINWWIHILGILLFLNYLPKSKHIHIFLAFFNVYYSRLTPKGKLNTMPEITDQVKAMIDPNHTPADMPERLGVREVQDLSWKAILDAYTCTECGRCTSVCPANITGKLLSPRKIMMDIRDTVESVGDILLKNPQHHENTSLLDRITPEELWACTTCNACVESCPVNIDHVSTIIDMRRHLVMERSEAPSALNTMMSNIENNGAPWAFPPSDRFAWAEGLNIPTMADYAAQGKTPEVLFWVGCAGSFDDRYKRVTRSFAQILKAANIDFAVLGLEETCTGDPAKRAGNEFLAQMQAMTNIQTMNRYGVKKVVTACPHCFNTIKNEYPELGGNYEVMHHSEFINELFKTGRIAVKEGAFQGKKITFHDSCYLGRANEVYEAPREVLQQLDADLVEMKRSKQNGLCCGAGGAQMFKEAEKGKKEINIERTEEALALQPDIIAAACPFCMTMMTDGVKKKKFENEQIQTQVFDIAELVVQAELVAKS from the coding sequence ATGAATATAATCAGTCAAATTGTTTTTACAGTCATCTTTACTGCATCTATCGTATATTTTATTTTGCAGGCTAAAAGGTTACATAAATTCATTCATATCGGTAAACCTCTTGACCGTAAGGATAACAAAAAGCAGCGTTTGAAACTCTTACGGCGAGTAGCCTTCGGACAAAGTAAAATGTTTACAAATATACCTGTGGCTATTTTGCACTTTATTTTGTATTTAGCTTTCATTATTATCAACATTTGGATTGCTGAAATTGTCATTGATGGCATATTTGGCACAGACCACGTATTAAAATTCTTGGGCAGCTTTTACGATGTAGTTATGGCAATGGGGGATACTTTAGCGATACTTACCGTAATTGCTTGCAGTGTTTTTCTCGTTCGTAGAAATGTACTCAAAGTCAAACGCTTTACAGGGGTAGAAATGACCTCTTTTCCTCGCACAGATGCTAATCTCATTCTCATATTTGAAATTGTCATCATGCTAGCTTTTATGTTCATGAATGCAGGCTATATTCAACGTTGCACTAGCACAGGCGAACAATATGCAGGAATTTATCCGTTTAGTAGTTTAATTGCCCAAGCTATTAGCAGCATGACCACAACCCAAGCTTATGTATTTGAAAAAATAAATTGGTGGATACATATCTTGGGAATTTTACTCTTTTTGAACTACCTGCCTAAATCTAAACATATTCACATCTTTTTAGCCTTCTTCAATGTGTACTATTCCCGTTTAACGCCCAAAGGCAAACTCAACACCATGCCTGAAATTACCGACCAGGTCAAAGCTATGATTGACCCTAATCACACGCCCGCAGATATGCCCGAACGCCTAGGTGTGCGTGAAGTTCAAGATTTATCTTGGAAAGCTATTTTAGATGCTTATACTTGTACAGAGTGTGGACGCTGCACTAGTGTATGCCCTGCTAATATCACAGGAAAACTGCTTAGCCCACGTAAAATTATGATGGACATTCGGGATACTGTGGAAAGTGTAGGGGATATATTGCTCAAAAATCCACAGCATCACGAAAATACTTCCTTATTAGATAGAATTACCCCCGAAGAACTTTGGGCTTGCACTACTTGCAATGCCTGTGTAGAATCTTGTCCTGTCAATATTGACCATGTATCTACCATTATAGACATGCGTCGACATTTAGTCATGGAACGTTCAGAAGCACCCTCTGCCCTCAATACCATGATGTCTAACATTGAAAATAATGGCGCACCTTGGGCTTTTCCACCCTCAGACCGCTTTGCTTGGGCAGAAGGTTTGAATATTCCCACTATGGCAGATTATGCCGCACAAGGTAAAACCCCCGAAGTTTTATTTTGGGTAGGCTGTGCAGGTTCCTTTGATGATAGATACAAACGCGTTACTCGTTCCTTTGCCCAAATTCTAAAGGCTGCCAATATTGATTTTGCTGTCTTAGGGTTAGAAGAAACTTGCACAGGCGACCCTGCCAAACGCGCAGGAAATGAATTCTTAGCCCAAATGCAAGCCATGACCAACATTCAAACCATGAACCGTTACGGTGTTAAAAAAGTAGTTACGGCTTGCCCGCACTGCTTTAACACTATCAAAAACGAATATCCTGAATTAGGCGGTAACTATGAAGTTATGCATCATAGTGAATTTATCAATGAACTTTTCAAAACAGGAAGGATTGCTGTAAAAGAGGGGGCTTTTCAAGGTAAAAAAATTACGTTCCATGACTCTTGTTACTTAGGCAGGGCTAATGAAGTTTATGAAGCTCCAAGAGAAGTGCTACAACAGTTAGATGCAGATTTAGTAGAAATGAAACGCAGTAAGCAAAATGGGCTATGTTGCGGCGCAGGCGGAGCACAGATGTTCAAAGAAGCCGAAAAGGGCAAAAAAGAAATTAACATTGAACGCACCGAGGAAGCGCTAGCTTTACAACCTGATATTATTGCTGCAGCTTGTCCTTTCTGCATGACCATGATGACCGATGGCGTCAAAAAGAAGAAATTTGAAAACGAGCAAATTCAAACACAAGTATTTGATATTGCGGAGTTAGTAGTGCAAGCAGAATTAGTAGCTAAAAGTTAA
- a CDS encoding putative LPS assembly protein LptD, which translates to MIRFIAFWAGLTLSFWTIAQRDSITFTTQKDTLNVNQNEDFKSKVTYKAKDSIIFEVDRKIIHLYKNVVVNYEDLELKSDYVLINYGENTVIAEGLPDSTGKIQGKPQMKDGDQVYYADKIIYNFKTRRGKVYQVRTQLDQDQFIQAEALKRSNEANGVYYIKNGKFTTCNAAQPHYYFLSKKMKVIPNDKVVTGPVQAHIEDVPLPIILPFGYFPNKPGGKSGILFPMYGESVQRGFFLRDGGYYFAISPKMDAAIRGDVYSKGGFGLRATTNYKIIQKLDGSFTADYQYVPKSKPEDIIQANEFKSFTVRWSHSQPLSPTARFTANVNAGTTNYNQTANNPEVNLVNTLQSSVSFSKSWTGKPYSFSANLTHSQNNATKNVTLGIPDINFSHSRINPFKSKNSVKSHWYDNIGIAYNATLRNQISGPDSIVFSSRSPRLFQHGVNHTIPIDANFKIFKYLTFTPTFTYQERWYTQQFIHSFDSVANTVVIDTLRGFYMLRSFNTGVSLNTALYGTKLFQKGRLMGIRHVILPNLSFNIVPDYSNSFWNYYGRYKNTAGVEVKYPKYNGIFGTVSSGRQQNISFNLNNTLDIKVKQKVLQNNETTYKPKNIPILEGFSVSGTYNLAADSLRLSPIAAAARTRILNVINLAANANFDPYQSDTSGRIRYNRLEISQWGWQKGRVARLVNAGLAVGIALSADLFKNKGNSTINTEAQYFYTTRYVDFDVAWTFTANYTLQYTQPGAPYTSNVSHQLNFSGDINLTPKWKIVGNSGFDFTQKRLSYTNLSFVRDLHCWELRFNWIPLGIYQSYTLEFNIKSSLLRDVKISRKRNWLDNYR; encoded by the coding sequence GTGATTCGTTTTATAGCCTTTTGGGCAGGGTTAACTTTATCTTTTTGGACTATTGCACAAAGGGATAGCATAACCTTTACTACACAAAAAGATACTCTCAACGTCAATCAAAATGAAGACTTTAAGTCAAAAGTAACTTACAAAGCCAAAGACTCCATCATTTTTGAAGTAGATAGAAAAATCATCCACTTGTATAAAAACGTCGTGGTAAATTATGAAGATTTAGAACTCAAATCGGACTACGTGCTTATCAATTACGGGGAGAATACAGTTATTGCAGAAGGATTGCCCGATTCAACAGGTAAAATACAAGGTAAGCCTCAAATGAAAGATGGCGACCAAGTATATTACGCAGATAAAATTATCTACAATTTCAAAACCCGAAGAGGTAAAGTATATCAGGTACGCACACAATTAGACCAAGATCAATTTATCCAAGCAGAAGCATTAAAACGAAGTAATGAAGCTAACGGAGTATATTATATCAAAAACGGCAAATTTACTACCTGTAATGCCGCTCAACCGCACTATTATTTTTTGTCTAAAAAAATGAAGGTCATTCCGAATGATAAAGTTGTAACAGGACCTGTACAAGCTCACATTGAAGACGTTCCTTTGCCCATCATCTTGCCATTTGGGTATTTTCCTAATAAGCCTGGGGGTAAATCAGGGATTCTATTTCCCATGTACGGCGAAAGCGTGCAACGTGGCTTTTTTCTACGAGATGGGGGCTATTATTTTGCTATATCCCCTAAAATGGACGCAGCTATACGCGGAGATGTGTATTCCAAAGGGGGGTTTGGTTTAAGAGCTACCACTAACTACAAAATTATTCAAAAATTGGACGGAAGTTTTACCGCAGACTATCAATATGTACCTAAAAGTAAGCCCGAAGATATTATTCAAGCTAATGAATTCAAATCTTTTACCGTACGTTGGAGTCATAGCCAACCGCTTAGCCCCACCGCAAGATTTACAGCTAATGTCAATGCAGGAACTACCAACTACAATCAAACTGCGAATAACCCCGAAGTCAATTTAGTCAATACGCTGCAATCTTCTGTTTCTTTTTCAAAGTCTTGGACAGGTAAGCCGTATTCTTTTTCAGCCAATCTGACACATTCCCAAAATAATGCTACTAAAAACGTAACTCTCGGAATTCCTGACATCAATTTTTCTCACAGTCGTATCAATCCTTTTAAGTCTAAAAACAGTGTCAAAAGTCATTGGTACGATAATATCGGAATTGCTTACAACGCTACTTTACGCAATCAAATTTCTGGACCTGATAGTATAGTTTTTTCTTCTCGCTCGCCAAGACTTTTTCAACATGGAGTAAATCATACTATCCCCATAGATGCGAACTTCAAAATATTTAAATATCTCACTTTTACACCTACTTTTACCTATCAAGAGCGATGGTACACACAGCAGTTCATTCATTCTTTTGATTCTGTGGCTAATACAGTAGTCATAGACACGTTGAGGGGTTTTTATATGCTGCGCAGCTTTAATACAGGAGTTTCTCTCAATACTGCTTTATATGGTACAAAGCTATTTCAAAAAGGGCGTTTAATGGGCATACGGCATGTAATTTTGCCCAACCTATCGTTTAACATTGTTCCTGACTACTCAAATAGTTTTTGGAATTATTACGGTAGATACAAAAATACCGCAGGGGTTGAGGTTAAATATCCTAAGTACAACGGCATATTTGGTACGGTAAGTAGTGGTAGGCAGCAGAACATCAGCTTTAACCTAAACAACACTTTGGATATTAAAGTTAAGCAAAAAGTATTGCAAAACAATGAGACTACCTATAAGCCCAAGAATATTCCTATTTTGGAAGGCTTTTCAGTAAGTGGTACATACAATTTAGCCGCCGATTCTTTGCGATTATCGCCAATAGCTGCTGCTGCTCGTACGCGTATTTTGAACGTGATTAACCTTGCTGCCAATGCAAACTTTGACCCTTATCAATCGGATACCTCGGGGCGAATTCGTTACAATAGGTTAGAAATTTCGCAATGGGGCTGGCAAAAAGGTAGAGTGGCGCGTTTAGTAAACGCAGGATTAGCCGTAGGTATTGCTCTTAGCGCAGACCTGTTCAAAAATAAAGGCAACTCTACTATAAACACAGAAGCACAGTATTTTTATACTACTCGTTACGTAGATTTTGATGTAGCTTGGACTTTTACAGCCAATTATACTTTACAATACACACAGCCTGGTGCGCCATACACTAGCAATGTAAGTCATCAGCTTAATTTTTCGGGGGATATTAACCTTACGCCCAAGTGGAAAATTGTAGGCAATTCAGGATTTGATTTTACTCAAAAGCGGCTATCTTATACTAATTTGTCTTTTGTTCGGGATTTGCATTGTTGGGAACTTCGTTTTAATTGGATTCCTTTGGGTATTTATCAGAGTTATACGTTAGAATTTAATATCAAGTCTTCTTTGTTGAGAGATGTGAAAATAAGTCGTAAGCGTAACTGGTTGGATAATTATAGGTAG
- the metE gene encoding 5-methyltetrahydropteroyltriglutamate--homocysteine S-methyltransferase: MQTQNLGYPRIGSNRELKQACEQYWAGKISIDQLIEVGKKIRLQNWQLQKQIGIDIIPSNDFSFYDQVLDMSLIVGAIPQRYHNFLTQSTHELDLYFAMARGYQKNGWDITAMEMTKWFDTNYHYIVPEFQKNQTFKLFSNKILQEFLEAQKAGIDTKPVIIGPVSYLLLGKEKDSNFDRIDLITNLLPVYIQILKSLVEQGVGWIQFDEPFLVLDLEPKAKEAFKYAYSEIQKSFPALKTLIATYFEGLRDNLELAVSLSVSALHIDLVRSPEQLDEVLNALPKDKILSLGIVDGRNVWRNNFEKSLQLIGKAVSRIGQDRVWIAPSCSLLHSPCDLDFETQLNPEIKQWLAFAKQKIEEVVTLKELATTQHSSALEKLKANQSAIESRKNSQLIHNQKVKERVQQITENDAKRSSTFSIRREKQRKALNLPLFPTTTIGSFPQTAEVRSWRAKLKKGEISKEEYDKLVKAEIEKAIRWQEEIGIDVLVHGEFERNDMVEYFGEQLEGFAFTQNGWVQSYGSRCVKPPIIFGDVARPKPMTVYWSSYAQSLTQKPVKGMLTGPVTILQWSFVRDDQPRSETCMQIALAIRDEVMDLEKAGIKVIQIDEPAIREGLPLRKADWKEYLQWAVKAFRIASSGVKDETQIHTHMCYSEFNDIIQEIAEMDADVITIECSRSQMELLEAFADFKYPNEIGPGVYDIHSPRVPSKNEMIHLLEKAKAVIPADQLWVNPDCGLKTRQWEETKKALTEMVSAAKALRMSVENQA; encoded by the coding sequence ATGCAAACGCAAAACCTTGGCTATCCAAGAATTGGTAGCAACAGAGAGCTAAAGCAAGCTTGTGAACAATACTGGGCAGGAAAAATATCCATAGACCAATTGATAGAAGTAGGAAAAAAGATTCGCCTACAAAATTGGCAATTGCAAAAACAGATAGGAATAGATATCATCCCTTCTAATGACTTTTCTTTTTATGACCAAGTGCTAGACATGAGTCTTATAGTAGGGGCTATTCCTCAACGCTACCATAACTTTCTCACTCAATCCACTCACGAACTTGACCTATACTTTGCCATGGCAAGAGGATACCAAAAAAATGGTTGGGATATCACTGCCATGGAAATGACAAAATGGTTTGATACTAACTATCACTACATTGTTCCTGAATTTCAAAAAAATCAAACCTTCAAGCTATTTTCAAATAAAATTCTACAAGAGTTTTTAGAAGCCCAAAAAGCAGGAATTGATACAAAACCAGTTATTATAGGTCCTGTTTCTTATTTGCTATTAGGCAAGGAAAAAGACTCAAACTTTGACCGTATTGACTTAATCACAAACTTGTTACCTGTCTACATTCAAATACTCAAATCCTTAGTAGAGCAAGGGGTAGGTTGGATTCAGTTTGATGAGCCTTTCTTGGTTTTGGATCTTGAACCAAAAGCAAAAGAAGCTTTCAAGTACGCATATTCAGAAATACAAAAATCATTTCCTGCTCTTAAAACCTTAATTGCAACATACTTTGAAGGATTGAGAGATAATTTAGAGTTAGCAGTGTCTTTATCTGTTTCTGCTCTACATATTGACTTAGTTCGCAGTCCTGAACAATTAGACGAAGTTTTGAACGCACTACCGAAGGATAAAATTTTATCGCTCGGCATAGTAGATGGCAGAAATGTATGGAGAAATAACTTTGAAAAGTCATTACAATTGATAGGGAAAGCAGTAAGTAGAATAGGTCAAGATCGCGTTTGGATTGCTCCCTCATGCTCATTACTTCACTCCCCTTGTGATTTAGACTTTGAGACTCAGTTAAATCCTGAAATAAAACAATGGTTAGCTTTTGCTAAACAAAAAATTGAGGAAGTAGTAACCTTAAAAGAGCTTGCCACCACTCAACATTCTTCCGCATTAGAAAAGCTAAAAGCTAATCAATCAGCTATTGAAAGCCGAAAAAATTCTCAACTTATACATAATCAGAAAGTAAAAGAAAGAGTACAGCAAATAACTGAAAACGATGCAAAAAGAAGCAGCACTTTTTCAATTCGCAGAGAAAAGCAGCGCAAAGCTCTTAACTTACCTTTATTTCCAACTACAACTATTGGTTCATTTCCACAAACTGCGGAAGTACGTTCATGGCGGGCAAAACTAAAAAAAGGTGAAATTAGCAAGGAAGAGTATGATAAACTAGTCAAAGCGGAGATTGAAAAAGCTATTCGTTGGCAGGAAGAGATAGGTATTGATGTTTTAGTACATGGCGAATTTGAACGAAATGACATGGTAGAATACTTTGGGGAACAGTTAGAAGGTTTTGCGTTTACACAAAATGGTTGGGTACAAAGCTATGGAAGCAGGTGTGTAAAGCCCCCTATTATTTTCGGTGATGTGGCTCGCCCAAAACCTATGACTGTATATTGGTCTTCTTATGCGCAGTCTTTAACGCAGAAACCTGTAAAAGGTATGCTAACAGGACCTGTTACAATACTGCAATGGTCTTTTGTAAGAGATGATCAACCTCGCTCTGAAACTTGTATGCAAATTGCGTTAGCTATTCGCGATGAAGTAATGGATTTAGAGAAAGCAGGAATAAAGGTTATTCAAATTGATGAACCTGCTATTCGCGAAGGGCTACCTTTACGAAAAGCCGATTGGAAAGAGTACCTACAATGGGCGGTAAAAGCATTCCGAATTGCTTCATCAGGGGTAAAAGATGAAACACAAATTCACACGCACATGTGCTACTCTGAATTTAATGACATTATACAAGAAATAGCAGAGATGGATGCAGATGTCATTACGATTGAGTGTTCTCGTTCGCAAATGGAGCTTTTAGAAGCATTTGCAGATTTCAAATATCCGAATGAAATAGGACCCGGCGTATATGACATTCACTCACCCAGAGTACCTTCTAAAAATGAAATGATACACTTATTAGAAAAAGCCAAAGCTGTTATCCCTGCTGACCAGCTTTGGGTCAACCCTGATTGTGGTTTGAAAACTCGCCAATGGGAAGAGACTAAGAAAGCTTTGACGGAAATGGTTAGTGCTGCTAAGGCACTTCGTATGTCTGTGGAAAATCAAGCATAA